The following proteins are co-located in the Gammaproteobacteria bacterium genome:
- a CDS encoding type II toxin-antitoxin system RelE/ParE family toxin, whose product MLRQNEFYTATEDGVKYDIYPAFLYIATHPTAGDLIVGTGGARKIRWSSSQHEGKRGGARVIYYYYDRSIPVFLFTAYGKNEKANLTQAECSALKVIIKQIVSIYKGDKNE is encoded by the coding sequence TTGCTACGACAAAATGAATTTTACACAGCTACAGAAGATGGCGTGAAATATGACATTTACCCTGCTTTCTTATATATTGCAACCCATCCGACGGCGGGTGATTTGATTGTTGGGACAGGTGGGGCACGAAAGATTCGCTGGTCAAGCAGCCAGCATGAAGGAAAAAGAGGCGGGGCAAGAGTTATTTACTATTACTATGATCGCTCAATTCCTGTTTTTCTTTTTACGGCTTATGGAAAAAATGAAAAAGCTAATTTGACTCAAGCAGAGTGCAGCGCGTTAAAAGTGATTATCAAACAAATTGTGAGTATCTATAAAGGTGATAAAAATGAGTAG